In a single window of the Vitis vinifera cultivar Pinot Noir 40024 chromosome 6, ASM3070453v1 genome:
- the LOC100265561 gene encoding uncharacterized protein LOC100265561, whose protein sequence is MAAALECWSSRASTDEDMVEQVLMRTQDRSEGLPENSSGAGVKESSAMQKRLQRLSRNVSEAIASLKNSLNLDSPRDPPASKIESCRKLVWGGVVRNLTQLYPGSQLPEKLVSNIRKHYDSLPLSYAQAGFDMKDVFLHIRMIEQASVDDHPAILIQEVSDDEIQGSVFKLTFACNSSISWPAMSGALDSASICCKKIQIFEKKGFTLGIILLLVQAGQEKSFQNRIENALKFAIKKSKPTTVKLPFGLCGCQEENTKGREVGEIEEEGGEPHHRNGIDNSNTKVQLQMPLPTSSFVVSVDEWQTVQSGGEEIGKWLLNSDNLEFVDQIGPNSFKGVYKGKRVGIEKLKGCDKGNSYEFELRKDLLELMTCGHKNILQFFGVCVDENHGLCVVTKLMEGGSVHDVILKNKKFQNKEIIRIAIDVAEGIKFMNDHGVAYRDLNTQRVLLDRHGNACLGDMGIVTACKSVGEAMEYETDGYRWLAPEIIAGDPESVTETLMSNVYSFGMVLWEMVTGEAAYSAYSPVQAAVGIAACGLRPEIPKDCPQILRSLMTKCWNNCPSKRPQFSEILSILLRPNNSNNNNNNNSNNSIR, encoded by the exons ATGGCTGCAGCTCTCGAGTGTTGGTCCAGCCGAGCTAGCACAGACGAGGACATGGTGGAACAAGTCCTGATGAGAACTCAGGACAGATCGGAGGGTCTGCCGGAGAATTCGTCCGGTGCAGGAGTCAAGGAGTCGTCGGCGATGCAGAAGAGGTTGCAGAGGCTGAGTAGAAATGTGTCCGAGGCTATTGCATCGCTGAAGAACTCACTGAATCTGGACTCGCCCCGTGATCCACCTGCTTCTAAGATCGAGAGCTGTCGCAAGCTTGTGTGGGGCGGTGTTGTTCGGAACCTCACGCAACTGTACCCTGGTAGTCAGCTACCGGAGAAGCTCGTCTCCAATATTCGCAAGCATTATGATTCCTTGCCTCTCAG TTATGCCCAGGCTGGATTCGATATGAAAGATGTCTTTCTTCATATTAGAATGATCGAGCAAGCATCCGTGGATGACCATCCTGCGATTTTGATTCAAGAAGTGTCTGATGATGAGATTCAAGGTTCTGTTTTCAAGCTCACTTTTGCCTGTAACTCTTCGATTTCATGGCCAGCCATGTCCGGTGCACTTGATAGTGCTTCCATTTGTTGCAAGAAGATACAGATCTTTGAGAAGAAAGGATTTACTTTAGGAATTATTCTTCTTCTGGTTCAAGCTGGGCAAGAGAAATCGTTCCAGAACAGGATTGAGAATGCCCTGAAGTTTGCTATAAAGAAGTCCAAACCCACCACCGTGAAGCTTCCATTTGGCTTATGTGGCTGTCAAGAGGAAAATACTAAGGGGAGAGAGGTGGGGGAGATTGAAGAGGAAGGCGGTGAACCACACCATAGAAATGGCATTGATAATTCGAACACTAAGGTTCAGCTCCAGATGCCACTGCCAACATCatcttttgttgtttcagttgaTGAATGGCAGACGGTCCAATCAGGTGGAGAGGAAATTGGGAAATGGTTGTTGAACTCAGATAATCTTGAATTTGTTGATCAGATTGGGCCAAATTCATTTAAAGGGGTTTACAAGGGAAAAAGGGTTGGAATCGAGAAGCTCAAGGGTTGTGACAAGGGAAATTCATATGAGTTTGAGCTCCGAAAGGATCTGTTAGAGCTGATGACATGTGGGCATAAGAACATTCTGCAATTTTTTGGTGTTTGTGTTGATGAAAATCATGGTTTATGTGTTGTGACTAAACTAATGGAAGGTGGATCAGTTCATGATGTTATCCTAAAGAACAAGAAGTTTCAGAACAAGGAAATAATAAGGATTGCTATTGATGTAGCAGAGGGGATCAAGTTCATGAATGATCATGGTGTTGCATATAGAGATCTCAACACACAAAGGGTCTTATTGGATAGACATGGGAATGCTTGCCTGGGGGACATGGGTATAGTCACTGCTTGCAAGAGTGTTGGTGAGGCAATGGAGTATGAAACTGATGGCTATCGGTGGCTAGCTCCTGAG ATCATTGCAGGTGATCCAGAGAGTGTTACAGAGACATTGATGAGTAATGTGTATAGCTTTGGGATGGTACTTTGGGAGATGGTGACTGGTGAGGCAGCCTACTCGGCATATTCACCTGTGCAGGCAGCTGTTGGAATAGCTGCTTGTGGGCTTAGACCTGAAATTCCAAAGGATTGCCCACAAATCCTGAGATCTCTGATGACAAAATGCTGGAACAATTGCCCTTCCAAGCGCCCTCAGTTCTCAGAGATTCTATCGATATTGCTGCGGCCCAACAACagcaacaataacaacaacaacaatagcAACAATAGTATTAGGTGA